CGGCCGTTGACGAGCGATGTGCTTGGCTGATGACCCAAGAAGCTCTGGTTTCGCGCACGACGTACTTCCACTGGCTTCCCAATGCGTAATGTCCAATCTTTACTTCTTTTTCGTATCAGGCGGAAAAAGTCTCTATCGGCATGAAGAGTGCCCCCTCGTTTCTGGTCATCAGCTGACCAGCCGTCGCGCCAACGCCGCCTTTCCCCACACCCCGCCTCCCGCCACCCGCTCCCCTTACGCCCCCACCGCGATCACATTGCACGTGCACCGGGCCATGCTGGTGACCCGGCCGCGCTCGTCCTTGATCTCAATGGTCCAGACGAGCACCGTGCGGCCCTGGTAGGCCAGGATGCCTTCGCCGGTCACCCAGCCGTCCGTTACGCCGCGCACATGGGTGCCGTTGAGGTCTACCCCCACCGCCACCTGCCGCTGGGGGTCCAGGTTCAGCCACGAGCCCACGCTGGCGAGTTCCTCGGCCAGGGCAAGGTTGGCACCGCCGTGCAGGCGCCCGGCCGGCTGGCGGTTGCCCTCCACCGGCATCCGCGCCACCACCCGCTCGCGGCCCACCTGCGTGAACTCGATGCCCAGGCGCGCGCCCAGCGTGCCGGACAGGGCGTTCATGCGCCCGGCCAGTTCTTCCGGGCTCAGGGTATCGAGTTCGTGGGGGGTGGGCAGCTGAAGGTCGGGGTGCAGCGTCATGGCCGCATGCTAAGGACATCGCCCCGGAAGTGGAACCTGTCTGGCGCTTTTCCGAACAGGTGGAAACGTATGGGGCAATGTCCTCTTCTTACTTCGCTCGGTTGAAGGGGCGACCTTACCGCTAGCCCTGGCGGTGGGCCAGGGTGCGGCCCACGCCCAGGCCGTGGCGGTAGACCAGTTCGCCGCCCAGAAACCCCCCGGCGCCGGCCAGCAGCAGCCCCGCCCCGGACAGGGTCTTGCCCAGGCCGCGTTTGCCCTTCTTGCGTGCCAGCAGGGACGCCACGTTCAGGGTAAAGGCCACCTCGTTGACCAGACCGTGAATCAGGCCGGTGCGCCGGGCCTCGCCCCGGGTGTTCGACCAGTCGGCCCAGCCAGCGGCAATGGCGCCCACCGCGCCCACGGTTCCCAGCGTCAGGGCCAGATCGGCGGCGGCCTCGTTGCCCCCTGGCGTTTTGGCGGGCAGGTAGTCCAACGCCGCCGCGATCAGCCAGCCGCCCAGCGGCAGGTGAATCAGGATGGGGTGCAGTGGGTGGCCCAGCCCCTCGCCGTGCAGCGCGTCCAGCAGCGCGGGGGGCAGATGGTCTTCGGCCTGCCGCAACAGGGTCTGCAGGTGCTCGGCCGTGACTTCCAGGGTGTCGTGGTTGCTGAGCAGGTCCTCGGCGGCGTGGGCGGGCGGGGTGTGGCTCTTGAGCATGAGGGTCCCTCCTGCGCCCTACCGTGGCACCCGGCCCAGCCCGGCATATGGGAAGCGGGTTCAGGCGCGTTTAGAGGGGCAGAAGGGGGAACCCCTTGGGGGCGCTGAAGACGAGCGCCAGGGGTTCAGCTGGTGCCTGGGAGCGAGGCGGCCACACGCCAAGCGTCAAGCCTCGAAAAGCCCAACAGCACTTCCATCATCCTCTGCTCAATCGGGAATCAGGTCGCGGGGGTCTGGGGTCATGCAGGCTGTCCACGCGGCTTCAAATTCAGCCTTCTCCAGGCCCCGGCCGATCACCACCAGTTCAGACGTGCCGTCCCCGGCCGTCCAGGCGTCGGCGGTGAACAGATCGCGCACCGCCTGAAACAGAATGCGCTGCGGGTAGCCGTGCAGGTCTAAAAAGCCCTTGGCCCGCAGCACCTCGGCCGGGCGCGACAGCAGGAAGTCGGTCATGAAGCGCTGCCACGCGTACGGGTCCAGGGGCCGCTCGGCGCGCAGGATGAACGATTTCAGGCCCGGGGTGTGCGCGGCCTTTTCGTCCACCCCGTCCAGCACGCGGGGGTCAAAGTCGTCGCGGGCGATCAGGGCCGCCGCGTCCACCTGCCCCTGCTCCACCTTTTTCACGGCCGCCAGGGGGTTGACGCCGCGCAGCACCTCTTCGGCGTGGGCCAGCCGCCCCGGGTCGGCCAGATCGGTCTTGTTCAGCACCACCACGTTCGCATAGGCCAGTTGCCGCGCGGCCTCGGGGTGCTCGCGCAGGGTCTGAAGGACGTGACGGGCGTCCACCACCGCCACTAGGGTCGTGACCCGGAACGCCGCGCGCACCGAGCGTTCCAGCAGTGTGGTGAGCACTGGAGTGGGGTCCGCCACGCCCGAGAGCTCCACCACCACGGCGTCGGGCTTCTGATCTCGCATGGCGATGGTCACCAGCGCGCGCAGCAGGTCGTCGCGCCCGGTGCAACATAGGCAGCCGGCGGTCAGTTCGGTGACGTCGTCCTGCAGGCGCTCGATCAGGCTGCCGTCCACACCCGCTGCGCCAAATTCGTTCACGATCACGCCCAGGCGGTGTGGCAGGCTGCGGATCAGGTGGTTGACCAGCGTGGTCTTGCCCGCCCCTAGAAAGCCGCCGATCACCACGACGGGAATGCGCTGATCGGTCTGGGGCTGGGGCGTGCTCATGGGCCCCAGGATAGGGGAGAGGGCCAGGGTCTGTAGGGCAAGGGGAAGGATGGTCGGGCAGCGTCCTGTGCGCCATTCAGGCGCAAAGAAATGTGGGGATAAGCTGTGGGCCATCTCAAACCGCTCCAGCCGCGAGTGACTCATGCTCTGTTCTCGTTCCAGCGGAAGTTTATGCTGCTGGATATGAAGCGCGTGCTCCTGGCCTCCCTGCTGCTGCTGCCTGCCTGCAACGCCAGCGGTCCAGAACGCGACCCAGAAGGTACCCTTCAACCCAGCAAGAAGCGCACGGATGTCCAATGGGTCGAGCGTGGGGACTCCATTCCGTTTCGTCTCGTTGGTGGTGATACCAACGTGTTCTATCGCGCTGGTGAAAGTTGGGAACGTGTGGTGAAACGCCCCAGTCAGGATGCTGCGGCAGCATGCGATGCCACCATGACGCTGATGCCTTACGGGGACGGTGAGGGGTTCCCAATTGACACCCGGACAGAACAGGTTGGCTGGACCACCCTCAAGCGGGTGAAGCCAGGGGTGTATTTCTTCAGGACCAACACCAATCGCGCCTCCTGCACCTACACCGTGACGTTTTCCCCAGCACGCTAAGACTGCCCAACGAAGACACCCTTTGGGGCGTCTTTGCCTGGCTTCAGCCGACAAGAGGAGGTGTGCCGCAAGGCCGTAGCCTCACGACCAGCCAAAACGGAGGGGGCGGGCCGGTCACACCTGGTGAGCCAGGGGGCGGTGGAATTGGCGCTTCCCTCCACAGCACGTCCCGATCAACGGCTGTGACGTTGATCGGCGGCTCAGGGTTCGTCCGTGGCCCGTTTGATGACCTCGAACCAATTGCCGACCACCCACAGGGGCAGCGCCCCCGCCACAGAGGTCAGGGCAAAGCTGACTGTGAAGAACAGAAAGAGCGCATTGCGCAGTGTGGGCCACAAGGCGAGCCAGAAACTTGCCAACGTTGTGACCAGACGGGTCAGCAGCACGCCGAGAAATCCCCGCTGTCCCAGGTCAGCGCAAAGATCAAAACGGACAGACCGTTCCGTCTGGACGGCATTGCGTGACGGCGGTGTTCGGCCCCAAGGGTTTCTGAACGTCGGTCTCGCCATGTCAGGCCTGACAAGTTCACCCTCTTGTTTCTGGGTCTCCCGTTCTTGATGATGCCCGAGCATGCGTCAGGTGTCGTGGCCTCACAGCCAGAGCGGCACGGCGGCGACGGTCAACCAACCTGATCACTCACCGCACGCTTGTCGTACCGAGTGGCACGACGCCGAAGCTGTTTGGGGCGGCCAACTATCACCTTGGTCTACAGGCCCTTAGCCCAGCACGCGGTAGGCGCTCAGCATCCGCAGCACCGAGAGCACCAGCACCGCGATCCAGAGCGCGTGGTCGGTGCTGGGAATGACCTGGGTGCCGTGGTCGCCCGCGTAGCGTTTGCGCGCCCGCCACGCCAGGGCCAGAGCAATCAGGGGCAGGACCACAGCGAAGACATCGAAGTGATACCCCTGTACATGCTCAAGGCTGCCGGGACCATTGCTGGACCGCTCCTCCTGCCGCAGATAAAAGTGAACAAAGTACGGCGCGATGGCCAGCCCCAGGGCCCAGAACATGGCGCGGCGCAGCTCGGCTTCGGCCGGCGCTAATGGCATGAATTGTGTCATGGCTTTCAGTATAGTTGCCCCGGAATTCGCTGGGGGCCAGATTGGGGAGGATCAGAGCAGGCGAGCCTCTGGCCGCTGGCTTTCCAGAAAGTGCCCTTACAGCGGAAACCGAAGCCACACGGCCGTCAGCAATTTCACTGCACCCAGCGCCAGCACGCCCAGCCACAGCAACTGCTCGTCGCGCGGCAGGCGCGGGGTCCCCGCCGCCTTCAGATACTGCCCCCGGGCCCACAGCGCCAGCCCCAGGCCCACAGCGCACAGCACCAGATCCAGCAGGTCCACCCGGTAGCCCGAGGTAAAGGGCGCGCGGTCGGCCCAGTGGGTGTTTTCGATGAGCTGAAACACCGAGAAGTTCAGCAAAAAGCCGACGGCCACCGTCAACAGTGCGGCCACCAGCCGGCGCCGCAGCAGGGGCAGGGCAGAAGCAGGGCTGGACATGGGGGCAATGTAGGCGCAGGCCAACGGCGGCGCTGCCGCATCTGCCCGCCCCTTGCACCCGGTTCAGCCTCGCCCTGCCCCGTTCAGCTCCTGCCCTACACTGCTGAACGAATGCTGAACCTTGACACCCTGGCTGGGCGCGTGCTGCGCGGCGAACGGCTTTCTCACCGCGAAGGCCTGGACCTTCTGAACCTGCCCGACCACGACACCCTGCGCCTTGTGGACGCCGCGTGGCGCGTGCGCCGCGAAGCCTTTGGTGACCGCGTGAAGGTGAACGTCCTGCTGAACGCCAAAAGCGGCATCTGCGCCGAGGACTGCCATTACTGCTCGCAGGCCAAGGGCGCCGAGACCGACATTCCCCGCTACCGCGTGCTGCACCCGCGCGAGATGCTGGAAGAAGCCAGGAAAGCCCAGGCGGCGGGCGCGCAGCGCTACTGCATTGTGCTGGCCGGGCGCGGCGGCACCTGGAGCGAGGTGGAGCAGGTGGGCGAGGCCACGCGGCTGATCAAGGCCGAAACCGGCCTGGAAGTCTGCGCCTGCATGGGCCTGCTGCTGGGCGAGGAAGGCCAGAAGAAAGCCCAGGCCCTCCGCGAGGCCGGCGTGGACGCCTACAACCACAACCTCAATACCCATGAAGACCACTACGGCAACATCTGCTCCACGCACACCTACGCCGACCGGGTGGAAACCCTGACCCACGCGGCGCAGGCGGGCATGAGCACCTGCAGCGGCGTGATTATCGGCATGGGCGAGAGCCTGGAACAGATCGTGGATCTGGCCGCCACCCTGCGGGACCGGGGCGCGGACTCGATTCCGGTGAACTTCCTGATTCCTATTGACGGCACTGGCCTGGACGGTGCCCAGACCACCGCGCACTTCACGCCGTGGTTCTGCCTGCGGGTGCTGTCTCTGTTCCGGCTGCTGAACCCCCGCGCCGAACTGCGCGCCAGCGCCGGGCGCGAACTGCACCTGCGCAGCCTGCAACCGCTGGCGCTGCTGGTGGCCAACTCCATCTTCCTGGGCAACTACCTGACCGAAGAGGGGCAGGCCGCCGGCGCCGACTGGGCCATGATCGAGGACCTGGGCCTGCACGCCGACGCATCTGGCCCGCACCGCCTGAACGCCCAGCCCCAGCCCGTGCCCGCCCTGGGCGACTGAGGCGCGCGGTGCACCCCACCTTCTTTGTCACCGGCACCGATACCGGCGTGGGCAAGACGGTTCTGAGCGCCGCGCTGTGCCGCGCCTGGGGGGCCGCCTACTGGAAGCCCCTGCAAACCGGCGCGCAGGATGGCGACAACGACACCCGCGAGGTGGCCCGGCTGGCGGGCCTGCGCCCTCAGCAGGTCTTCGCCCCGGCCCGGGTGTACGCGGGCCCCTTTGCCCCCGAATGGGCCGCCACGCTGGAAGGCACGCGCGTCTCGGTGGCCGAGGTGCTGGCCGGCCGCCCCGCCCCCGCCGGGCCCCTGATCGTGGAAGGCGCGGGCGGCGTGCTGGTGCCGGTAAACGAGCAGGAGACGATGCTGGACCTGATGGCCGCGCTGGGCGCCCCGGTGATCGTGGCGGCGCGCAGCGCGCTGGGCACCATCAACCACACCCTCCTGACCGTGGGGGCGCTGCGGGCCCGGGGCCTGCGGGTGCACGGCGTGGTCCTGATCGGCCCCCCCGCGCCCCACAACCGGGGCGCCATCGAGCGCCACGGCGCCGTGCGCGTGCTGGCCGACCTGCCCCCGCTGGGCAGGGTGACGACGGAAACGGTCGCGCAGGCCGCCGCGCTCTTTGGGCCCCTGGAGCCGCTGCATGTCCACTGACCCCATCCTGGCGCTGGACGCCCGGCACGTCTGGCACCCCTTCACGCAGGCGCGCACGGCGCCGGACCCCACTGTGATCACGCGCGGTGAGGGCGCCAGCCTGTACACAGCGGACGGAACGCAGCTGCTGGACCTCGTGAGTTCGTGGTGGGTGAACCTGCACGGGCACGCCCACCCGCACATTGCTGGGGCGATTGCCGCGCAGGCGCACGCGCTGGAACACGTGATTTTCGCGGGCTTTACCCACGCGCCCGCCGCCACGCTGGCCGCCCGGCTGGCCGAACAGCTGCCCGGCGACCTGAACCGTGTCTTCTACTCCGACAACGGCTCGACCGCCGTGGAAGTGGCGCTGAAAATCGCCCTGCAGGCCGCCCACAACCGGGGCGAGGCCCGCACCCGCCTGCTGGCCTTTGAAGGCGGTTATCACGGTGACACCTTCGGCGCCATGAGTGCCGGGGCCAGCAGCGGCTTTTACGCGCCGTTTCAGGACAAGCTGTTTGACGTGACCTTCCTGCCATACCCCGCCACCTGGGATGGGGACCCGGCGGTGGAGGCCAAGGAGGCGGCGGCCCTGAACGCCCTGGACGCCGCGCTGGGCGAGGATGTGGCGGCCATCCTCCTGGAACCGCTGCTGCAGGGGGCCGCCGGCATGCGCCTGACCCGCCCCGCCTTTGTGGACGAGGTGATGCGCCGCGTGCGGGGGGCGGGGGCCCTGGTGATTTTCGACGAGGTGATGACCGGGTTTGGCCGTACTGGGCAGCTGTGGGCCGCCCGCCACCTGCAAAGTGCCCCGGACCTGATGTGCCTCAGCAAGGGCCTGACCGGCGGCTTTCTGCCAATGGGCGTGACCGCCACCACGGAAGCGCTGTACCGCGCCTTTGACGGGGATTCCTTTGCCCAGGCGTTCGCCCACGGCCATTCGTACACCGCCAATCCGCTGGCCTGCGCGGCGGCCCTGGCCTCGCTGGACCTCACCCTGAGCCCGGAAACGGCGGCGCACTGGGCGCGGATCGGCGCGGCGCACGCGGCCTTCCTGCCCGAACTGGCCGCGCACCCCTGCATTCAGCACGTGCGCCAGTGCGGCACCGTCCTGGCCGCCGAGATTCACGGCGCGGGCGAGTACGGCGGCAACGTCAGCCTGGACCTGCGCCGCTTTTTCGCCGCGCGCGGGCTGCTGCTGCGCCCGCTGGGCAACGTGGTGTACCTGCTGCCGCCGTATATCGTCACGAACGAGGAACTGCGCCAGGGCCACGAGGCCCTGCTGGCCGCCGCCACGGGGTTTGGCCGCCTGCATGGGGGCGCGCGCGGGGAAGGGGCCTCGTGAGCTGGGCGGTGCTGGAAGAGCGCCTGGCTACCCTGCAAGCCACCCACCGCGAGCGCACCCTGCACGACTGGACGCCCGACCCCCAGCCCGGGTACGTGCGGGTGAACGGGGCGCGCCTGCTGGACCTCGCCTCGAACGATTACCTGGGGCTGTCGCGCCGGGCCTGGACGCCCGAGACCGCCCAGGCGGCCCTGCGCGGCCACCTCCTGCCCGCAGAAACGGAAGTGGTGCTGGACGCCCTGACCCGTTACGGCGCCGGGGCCGCGCGGCTGATCAACGGCAACCACCCGGTGTATGCCCTGCTGGAACGCGAACTGGCCGACCTGAAATGCACCCAGGCCGCGCTGGTGTTCGGCAGTGGACTGGCCGCCAACCTGGGCGTGATTCCTGCGCTGGTGGGCCGGGGCGACGCCGTGTTCAGCGACGCCCTGAACCACGCGTCCATCATTGACGGTGTGCGCCTGAGCCGCGCCCAGACGCACATCTACCCCACGCGGGATCTGGGGGTCCTGGAAGAGGCGCTGCGGGCCAGCCCTGCCCCCCGCAAGCTGATCGTCACCGATGCCCTGTTCAGCATGGACGGCACCCTGGCCCCGCTGCCCGAACTGGTGGCCCTGAAACGCCGCTACGGCGCGTGGCTGATGGTGGACGAGGCCCATACCGGCGGCGTGTACGGTCCCCAGGGCGCCGGGCTGGCCCACGCGCAGGGGGTAGGCGCTGGAATTGACGTCCTGATGGGTACCCTGGGCAAGGCGTACGGCAGCGTGGGCGCCTATGTCGCCGGGGACGAGGTGCTGATTCGCTACCTGCTGAACACCGCGCGCACGTTCATCTTCACGACAGGTCTACCCCCTGCAAATATTGCCGTGAGCCTGCTGAACGTGCTGCAGGCCCGCAGCATGGACGCCGAGCGCCGCACCTTGCAGGGCCACGCCGCAAGGTTTCGCCGCGCCCTGACCGCCCAGGGGCTGGACACCGCTGGCAGCGAGTCCCAGGTGGTCCCGGTGGTCCTGGGCGCCGAGGACGTGACCCTGCGCCGCGCGGCGCAGCTGCGTGCCCAGGGCTTTGGCGCCGTGGCTATTCGCCCGCCCACCGTGGCGCCGGGGAGCACCCGCATCCGCTTCGCCCTCAGCGCGGCGCACGAGTGGGCGGATCTGGAACGGTGCGTGGACGCCCTGGTCCCGGCCCAGCCCGCGCGCTGATCAGTGGCCGGCACCCGGTCCGGGGCGCCGCTTTCCCGTACCCTGCGGGCCATGCCGGCCTCGCCCTCCGTTTTGCGCCGCCTGTACGGCCTGCTCACCCCCTACCGCCGCACGGTGGGCGCCGGGCTGCTGCTGCTGATTGGCAGCGTGGCCGCTGAACTGTACCCGCCGCTGGTCTGGATTCGCGTGGTGGACCAGGGCCTGCCCGCCCGGGACTGGACGTTTATCGGGGGGCACCTCGCGCTGCTGGTGGCGGTGTTTGCTGTGCAGCAAGTGCTCTCGGCGTGGCGGGGGCTGCTGCTGGAACAGGCGGGGCAGCAGTTCACGCTGGACATGCGGCTGGCGCTGTACCGCAAGCTGCAGGGGCAGTCGGCGGCGTATTTCGAGTCGCAGCGCACGGGCGACCTGATCGCCCGCGTGACGGGGGACGTGGACGCCCTGCAGGATGTGTTGGTGCGCGGCACCGACGCGGTGCTCGCCAACGCCCTGCGCCTGATTGGGGTGGTGGCGATCTTTGTGGCCCTGCAGCCGCTGCTGGGGGTGCTGACCACGCTGCCCATGCTGGCGGTGGGGCTCATGCTCTGGCGCTATGGCCGCACCGTGCAGCCCGCCTACCGCGCCGCCCGCGCCCGCTTGGGCGACCTGAGTGCTCTGGTGGCCGACCGCCTGAGCGGCATCCGGGTGGTGCAGGGTTTTGCGCGCGAAGGGGCCGAAGCTGCCCGGGTGGAAGCCCTGGGCCGCGTCCTGTACGCCGAGCAGCTGCGGGCCGTGCGGCTGCGTAACCGCGCCTTTCCCCGCGCCCGGTTCGTGGGCAACCTGGGCAACGTGATCATGCTGGGCGGCGGCGCGTGGCTGATTCTGGCCGGGCAGTTCACCCTGGGTGGGCTGCTGGCCTACCGGGGCTACGGGCGCTACTTCTACGGGCCCATTGATGATCTGGTGAACATCGGTGACCTGTTGCAGCGCGCGGCGGCCAGTGGGGGGCGGGTCTTTGAGGTGCTAGACGCCCCGGTGACCGTGCAGGAACGCCACGGTGCCCGGCCGCTGCCGGAACCCGCGCGGGGGGAGGTGCGCTTTGAAGGCGTGACCTTCGGCTACGACCCGGCCCGCCCGGTCCTGCGAAACGTCACCCTCACCATTCCGGCCGGGCAGCGCGTGGCCCTTCTGGGCGAATCCGGCGCGGGCAAGAGCACCCTGCTGGGGCTTCTTACCCGCACCTATGACCCGCAGGAAGGCCGCGTGACTCTGGACGGTATGGACCTGCGTGACCTCACCCTGAACAGTCTGCGCACCTACGCGGCTGTGATGGCCCAGGACACCTTCCTCTTTCACGACACGGTGGCGGCCAACGTGCGCTACGCCCGCCCCGATGCCACCGAGGCTGAGGTGCACGCGGCGCTGCAGGCCGCCCACGCGCTGAACTTTGTCGAGGCCCTGCCCGAAGGCCTGAACACCGTGGTGGGCGAACGTGGGATCAAGCTCTCGGGTGGGCAGCGCCAGCGCCTGTCCATTGCCCGCACCCTGCTGGCCCGGCCCACCGTGCTGCTGCTGGACGAACCCACCAGCGCCGTGGACGCCCAAAGCGAGGCGCAGGTGGTGGCGGCCCTGGGGGCGCTGATGCAGGGCCGCACCGCCCTGATCGTGACCCACCGCCTGAGCCTTGCCCGCACCGCCGACCGGGTGGTGGTGGTGCGCGGCGGGACCATCGTGGAGGACGGGGCCCCAGACGTGCTGCGCCGCCAGGGGGGCGCCTACGCGGCCCTGGAACGGGCGATGGGCGAAGCCGTGGGCCAGGAAATGCCGGCGCCAGCAGACGATTGAAGGCACGCTGCAAAAAAAGCGCCGGGGGTGGTCGCCCCGGCGCCATTGAGCCGCTTGGTTTACAGCACGCTCTTGACGACCTTGGTCACATTCTGCACGCTGAAGCCGAACTTCTCGAACAGCACGCTGGCGGGGGCGCTAGCGCCGAAGGTGTCCATGCCGATCACCGCGCCGTCCAGGCCCACCCACTCGTACCAGGGGGCCTTGCTGGCGGCCTCAATCGCCACGCGCTTGACCCCGGGGGTCAGCACCGAGTCGCGGTAGGAGCGCTCCTGGGCGCGGAAGACTTCCATGCAGGGCATAGAGACCACGCGCGCGGCAATCCCTTCGCCACTCAGGGCCTCGGCGGCGTCCAGCGCAAGGCTGACCTCACTGCCCGAAGCGATCAGGATGACCTGGGCCGCGCCCTCGGCGTCGCGGACCACGTAGGCGCCCTTCTTCACGCCCGCGTGGTTGCGCGGCAGAATCGGCAGGTCCTGGCGGGACAGGGCGATGGCGGTGGGGCCCTTGTCGTATTCCAGGGCCATCTGCCACGCGGCGGCCGTTTCGTTGGCATCGGCGGGGCGGATCACGTGGGCGCCGGGCACCGCGCGCAGCATGGCGAGCTGGTCAATGGGCTGGTGGGTGGGGCCGTCCTCACCCAGACCAATGGAGTCGTGGGTGAGCACGTAGGTCACCGGCTGCATCTGAATGGCGCTCAGGCGCAGGGCGGGCTTCAGGTAGTCGGCAAACACCAGGAAGGTGCCCACCAGCGGGCGCAGGCCGCCGTACAGGCTCAGGCCGTTGGCCGCAGCCGCCATGCCGAACTCGCGCACGCCGAAGAGCACGTTGCGCCCGCCCATGGCGCCCGCCTGCATCTCGCCGCCGTCCTTGATGGTGGTCTTGGTGCTGCCCGAGAGGTCCGCGCTGCCGCCCATCAGGCCCGGCACCACCTTAGCCAGTGCGTTGATCACCTCGCCGCTGGCGTTGCGGGTGGCCACCGCCTTGCCGCCTACCTCGTAGCTGGGCAGGGCGTCGGCCAGTTGCGCGGGCAGATCGCGGGCCAGCAGGGCGTCCACTTCGGCCGCCAGTTCGGGGT
The genomic region above belongs to Deinococcus aquaedulcis and contains:
- a CDS encoding PaaI family thioesterase, with amino-acid sequence MTLHPDLQLPTPHELDTLSPEELAGRMNALSGTLGARLGIEFTQVGRERVVARMPVEGNRQPAGRLHGGANLALAEELASVGSWLNLDPQRQVAVGVDLNGTHVRGVTDGWVTGEGILAYQGRTVLVWTIEIKDERGRVTSMARCTCNVIAVGA
- a CDS encoding DUF2231 domain-containing protein, whose translation is MLKSHTPPAHAAEDLLSNHDTLEVTAEHLQTLLRQAEDHLPPALLDALHGEGLGHPLHPILIHLPLGGWLIAAALDYLPAKTPGGNEAAADLALTLGTVGAVGAIAAGWADWSNTRGEARRTGLIHGLVNEVAFTLNVASLLARKKGKRGLGKTLSGAGLLLAGAGGFLGGELVYRHGLGVGRTLAHRQG
- a CDS encoding CobW family GTP-binding protein, which encodes MSTPQPQTDQRIPVVVIGGFLGAGKTTLVNHLIRSLPHRLGVIVNEFGAAGVDGSLIERLQDDVTELTAGCLCCTGRDDLLRALVTIAMRDQKPDAVVVELSGVADPTPVLTTLLERSVRAAFRVTTLVAVVDARHVLQTLREHPEAARQLAYANVVVLNKTDLADPGRLAHAEEVLRGVNPLAAVKKVEQGQVDAAALIARDDFDPRVLDGVDEKAAHTPGLKSFILRAERPLDPYAWQRFMTDFLLSRPAEVLRAKGFLDLHGYPQRILFQAVRDLFTADAWTAGDGTSELVVIGRGLEKAEFEAAWTACMTPDPRDLIPD
- the bioB gene encoding biotin synthase BioB, which gives rise to MLNLDTLAGRVLRGERLSHREGLDLLNLPDHDTLRLVDAAWRVRREAFGDRVKVNVLLNAKSGICAEDCHYCSQAKGAETDIPRYRVLHPREMLEEARKAQAAGAQRYCIVLAGRGGTWSEVEQVGEATRLIKAETGLEVCACMGLLLGEEGQKKAQALREAGVDAYNHNLNTHEDHYGNICSTHTYADRVETLTHAAQAGMSTCSGVIIGMGESLEQIVDLAATLRDRGADSIPVNFLIPIDGTGLDGAQTTAHFTPWFCLRVLSLFRLLNPRAELRASAGRELHLRSLQPLALLVANSIFLGNYLTEEGQAAGADWAMIEDLGLHADASGPHRLNAQPQPVPALGD
- the bioD gene encoding dethiobiotin synthase: MHPTFFVTGTDTGVGKTVLSAALCRAWGAAYWKPLQTGAQDGDNDTREVARLAGLRPQQVFAPARVYAGPFAPEWAATLEGTRVSVAEVLAGRPAPAGPLIVEGAGGVLVPVNEQETMLDLMAALGAPVIVAARSALGTINHTLLTVGALRARGLRVHGVVLIGPPAPHNRGAIERHGAVRVLADLPPLGRVTTETVAQAAALFGPLEPLHVH
- the bioA gene encoding adenosylmethionine--8-amino-7-oxononanoate transaminase, with product MSTDPILALDARHVWHPFTQARTAPDPTVITRGEGASLYTADGTQLLDLVSSWWVNLHGHAHPHIAGAIAAQAHALEHVIFAGFTHAPAATLAARLAEQLPGDLNRVFYSDNGSTAVEVALKIALQAAHNRGEARTRLLAFEGGYHGDTFGAMSAGASSGFYAPFQDKLFDVTFLPYPATWDGDPAVEAKEAAALNALDAALGEDVAAILLEPLLQGAAGMRLTRPAFVDEVMRRVRGAGALVIFDEVMTGFGRTGQLWAARHLQSAPDLMCLSKGLTGGFLPMGVTATTEALYRAFDGDSFAQAFAHGHSYTANPLACAAALASLDLTLSPETAAHWARIGAAHAAFLPELAAHPCIQHVRQCGTVLAAEIHGAGEYGGNVSLDLRRFFAARGLLLRPLGNVVYLLPPYIVTNEELRQGHEALLAAATGFGRLHGGARGEGAS
- a CDS encoding aminotransferase class I/II-fold pyridoxal phosphate-dependent enzyme, with translation MSWAVLEERLATLQATHRERTLHDWTPDPQPGYVRVNGARLLDLASNDYLGLSRRAWTPETAQAALRGHLLPAETEVVLDALTRYGAGAARLINGNHPVYALLERELADLKCTQAALVFGSGLAANLGVIPALVGRGDAVFSDALNHASIIDGVRLSRAQTHIYPTRDLGVLEEALRASPAPRKLIVTDALFSMDGTLAPLPELVALKRRYGAWLMVDEAHTGGVYGPQGAGLAHAQGVGAGIDVLMGTLGKAYGSVGAYVAGDEVLIRYLLNTARTFIFTTGLPPANIAVSLLNVLQARSMDAERRTLQGHAARFRRALTAQGLDTAGSESQVVPVVLGAEDVTLRRAAQLRAQGFGAVAIRPPTVAPGSTRIRFALSAAHEWADLERCVDALVPAQPAR
- a CDS encoding ABC transporter ATP-binding protein, with protein sequence MPASPSVLRRLYGLLTPYRRTVGAGLLLLIGSVAAELYPPLVWIRVVDQGLPARDWTFIGGHLALLVAVFAVQQVLSAWRGLLLEQAGQQFTLDMRLALYRKLQGQSAAYFESQRTGDLIARVTGDVDALQDVLVRGTDAVLANALRLIGVVAIFVALQPLLGVLTTLPMLAVGLMLWRYGRTVQPAYRAARARLGDLSALVADRLSGIRVVQGFAREGAEAARVEALGRVLYAEQLRAVRLRNRAFPRARFVGNLGNVIMLGGGAWLILAGQFTLGGLLAYRGYGRYFYGPIDDLVNIGDLLQRAAASGGRVFEVLDAPVTVQERHGARPLPEPARGEVRFEGVTFGYDPARPVLRNVTLTIPAGQRVALLGESGAGKSTLLGLLTRTYDPQEGRVTLDGMDLRDLTLNSLRTYAAVMAQDTFLFHDTVAANVRYARPDATEAEVHAALQAAHALNFVEALPEGLNTVVGERGIKLSGGQRQRLSIARTLLARPTVLLLDEPTSAVDAQSEAQVVAALGALMQGRTALIVTHRLSLARTADRVVVVRGGTIVEDGAPDVLRRQGGAYAALERAMGEAVGQEMPAPADD
- the tkt gene encoding transketolase, with protein sequence MSTDVSQLSVNTIRTLSIDAVQAANSGHPGAPLGAAPMAYVLWQDFLRFNPQHPEWAGRDRFVLSAGHASMLIYSLLHLTGYDMPLEDLKNFRQWGSKTPGHPEFFHTPGLDATTGPLGQGAAMTVGMAMAEAHLAARYNRPDFAIFDNHTYAILGDGDLQEGVNHEAAALAGHLRLNKLIWLHDDNQIQLDTPTSKAESDDVAARYRAYGWNVLKVADGNDLGQVRAAIAEAQNADRPTLIQVRTVIGFGSPRAGTSKAHGEPLGAEGVAATKQALGWDYPPFTVPEEVAAHMNARERGAALEAEWNALMDGYRAAHPELAAEVDALLARDLPAQLADALPSYEVGGKAVATRNASGEVINALAKVVPGLMGGSADLSGSTKTTIKDGGEMQAGAMGGRNVLFGVREFGMAAAANGLSLYGGLRPLVGTFLVFADYLKPALRLSAIQMQPVTYVLTHDSIGLGEDGPTHQPIDQLAMLRAVPGAHVIRPADANETAAAWQMALEYDKGPTAIALSRQDLPILPRNHAGVKKGAYVVRDAEGAAQVILIASGSEVSLALDAAEALSGEGIAARVVSMPCMEVFRAQERSYRDSVLTPGVKRVAIEAASKAPWYEWVGLDGAVIGMDTFGASAPASVLFEKFGFSVQNVTKVVKSVL